The genomic stretch ataacatttttcattgacGGCTTTCTTGTAATCACTCACTCGATTCAATTGACTACTGTTTACgtctgcagaaaaatttaactgcACAATATATACCTGAAACCTTCGACTTCCTCTAGTTTGAACTGATAagttttgaatatattttcccGGTTATAACCTTCCTTCAACTGCGTGTCGACTTCATCGAGCAAAGATCGTTCTCGCAGAGCTACAAAGCTAAGCGCCGTGCCCTGATTTTTACCTCTTGCTGTTCGTCCTGCTCTATGAATATAAGAAGTCACATCCaatggaaaatcaaaatttatcacgTTGGACACGAACtgaaaatcgattcctcgTGCTACACCGGACTCGTTGTCTTTTCTGCGTttagattttttatctttgaccATAAGCGGCTGAAACattgtaaaaattgtacggTAATTTGAATGCAAAAGTCTATACGGCAGATAAGACGAGAAATTATGTTCACCTCTTCTAAGGCCTTTTCATCTGAGgctataataatatcataagTCCCACTATTGAAATACGTTACTGCCCTGCATCTTGCACTGGCAGGCAACTCAGAGTTTAGAACGCACGTAGGGACCCCAAATTGCTCCAAAAATAACTTCAACTTGTAACACCGATCCACTGTATTTACAAATATGATTGTTTTTCCCctgaagagaaaaagtatCAAATATGACTTGGCGATTATCATTGTATCGCGTTGAAAGTTTTTCTAATAAGTATTTACAATGGCTTGTTCCAATTTTTCTTAGATAAAATATTACCTGACTAAATGCAGTTTCAGCAAAGCATACAATATAGCTGCTTTATCATTCTCTTCAGCAGCCAGAGTATAATGTGCCAATTGTGAGGGTGGCGCTAAGGGTGGCTCCTCTAATTTTAATATTGCCGGATTATGTagaactaatttttttaatgacagTACATCCTCGGAGAGTGTGGCCGAAGCTAGAACAGCTTGGTAGACGGTAGGCAAGTAAGTTAGTACAGATTTAACATCGTCTTCGTATCCAAATGAAAACACCTTGAAAACCAAATACATCCTATTATTAATCCTAATCCAAACTAGCCTCGATTAACTTCTAATTAtggaatgaatataaaaaatggtgTAATCCAAGTACCAAATCAGCTTCATCAATGACAAGAGTCTCCATAGTTTTCTTGACATTGAGATTATTAGCCTTGAGATGTTGCAAAAGTCTGCCAGGCGTGGCGATGACGATATCAGGTTTTTCTGCGAGTAAAGGTTTTTGTGCATTAAGTTCAAGCGGGGAACTAATGTCAACAGATTTCACTTCCCTTGAGCACTTGATCGTCAAATCGGATACCACTTGATGAATTTGTTTGCAAAGTTCTTTACTAGGCGCTAGGATCAACGCTTTAATTTCCTGTCTGATCGGCGTCTGTTTACCAGACAAGATCTTCTGTATTATTGGTATTGCAAATGCTGCAGTTTTACCAGAGCCAGTTCTCGCTCTCACCAACACATCCTTCCCATCCAATAAAAGCGGTATCGTCTTCTCCTGAATTAAAGTTGGTTCAAGCCAACCAAGTTTTGCTACTGCCTGCAGAAGCAATAATAGcgatataataaattcatcgAAATTGCCTTTATCCGATGATGAagcataacctcaaaaattgtTGAACTTGTGAGTGAAACGACAGTAGGTTTTCAATTAGTAAGATACTTTGATACGAGTTACTTATGGGCCGAAACCATTCAGGAAATTTAAACTAAATGAACCATGCTTTGACGAGGTGAGCAGATAGCCCACATAAGACACGAAGGTTATTCCGCGGTATTTACCTTGAGTATTCGATCGTCCAATTCCATCTCGTGGAAGTTTTTAGgcttttcctcttcctcttcctcttcctcctcctcgtctgTTGCAATTCTTTTATCCGCACTCATTTCGGAAAATTATAAGTCACGTCGTTGAATTTGAGACTTGTACAACAGCACACGTGCATTTGCGATGTATAGGCATAAGCAGACATAAGATACGCTCGCGTGTTCGATTTTATTCGATGTCTAGAGACCTGTTTAGACACTTCGAGGTTCGACTGCTGTCTCTGCGTGTTTTTGGCAATATGGCCGCGGAACGTAGACGTTGGACCTGTGAGTAGTGTTGTTTCGTGGAAAAGGAAATGCCTCCGTTTCGCGGCCTCGAGGTTTCAGGTGGCTTGTTATTAGACATCCTGCTACGAGGATTCCTGGCTCTGCTGTTCATGTAAATAATTGTTTCATCCAGTTCATTCATTCGAATTTAACTCTGCACTTCAGATCGTCTGCTAACATCGATGATCGATGGTCTGCTAATTTCCACAGCTGTCACATACGGCGCGAGTTTTTGACACTTCGTTCAATCCGTAATCCGCATCGTAAAGTTTGAGAATCACGTAATTGCACCGCTCTGTTACAATATATCCAATCTTTCGGTATAAAATCAATCAGTATAAATTccgagagtagaaaaaaaaccaagcaATTATAGGATCAGCTGAGTGTTTTTAGAGCAggaaaataatatacaatttccgatgtaatatgtaattttaaaacaagataaaaacacttgaagaaagagaaaaacgctTGCAGGGAACTAGAGAGGGCCGAACCATTCACAAGGAAAATCCACATCGATGAATTGTGGCTTTATAAAAATCCTAGGACAGATTCATATGTGCCGACCACTGTACTATGggtaaagtaaaaatgaatttttaattgaaaataaagcaTTCCGTGATTATATCTATGGTAACAAACTGATAAATATCAATTCTTACATTTCAGCCGCTGGTATTTGTCTTTCCGATAATTGTGATATGCTTTACATTCCTCGTAACAAGAGACAAAACGGATTTTTGTCAAGCTACATTGTCAGTGACATTGGCTCTGGGCTTGAACGGCGTTATTACTGATGTGATAAAACTAATTGTGGGTGAGTGAACTGTTTCAGAACCTAAATGTAAAATTTGAGAAGAAAACTAGTTTCACGATTTTTCCTTCGCAGGTCGACCAAGACCCGATTACTACTGGCGATGTTTTCCTGACGGTGCGCTGAACACTGAATTTGAATGTAACGGAGACCCGGCTTTGGTCAGAGATGGCAAGAAATCATTCCCCAGTGGACATTCCTCGTGTAAAATTTACGATTTGTTGATTTAGAAAACTTATAAAGAGAACTGTGAATAATGTTGCtacgtttttaaaaatgaaaaaatgttcctACCTTATACTAATCGAAtgttttttggatattttAGTTGCGTTCGCGAGTCTCGGATTTATATCTCTCTACCTTGCCGGTAAACTCCATACATTCACACTTGCAGGAAAAGGGCAGGCTTGGaaattatgcatttttttGATACCGTTAGGCGTTGCTTTGAGCATAGCGCTTAGTCGGACTTGTGACTACCATCATCATTGGCAGGGTAAGTCTGAGTGATTTCAATGAAGATTTGACAAATACCACGGAGATGACTGTTATAATATTGATTCGTGTCACTGTTTCAGATGTAACGGTCGGTTCGACTCTAGGCATTTCACTGACATACTTGTGCTACAGACATTACTATCCTCCATTGGATTCGCCAGTTTGTCACAAGCCCTATAGTGCGCTAATATCGCAAATTGAGATCGACAGTATAAAAGGAAGTAAAGGAGAGCAAGTCAAGTGGATTTGAAGAAAGCTTCTGTCCATTATCTCCGAAGAGTTTGTTACTAATTCGATATGTATCACTTTTCCATTGATACTGGGTTTTCAATTATCGAAGTTAATGCATTACAATAATGCAGTTAAAActacaacagaaaaaaaaaattaccattccACTGTACATAAAAATGAAGTTGACGATCAATGTTAACTGCCAAGTACTTAATATATGTCTACTAATTTAAAcggtcaattttttaaatatttcccaCATCCTCATAATGCTactctttaaaaatttctgcaatatACTAGAAAAATATAAGAGAGCATTTATTTTCTAACATTGTGAAATTGAGAAATGCGACGATGAGATTTGTAACACTTGACTATTCGGTGTCTATGGAGAAAACAGCAGACGCAAGGTCGTCTATACCAAATTCTATGACGTCCCCAGGATAAATGAGACCCGAGTAAGGAGGGCTTCCagttaaaattaaatcaaatttttccagaGTCATAAACATACTAATAAACGATATCAATTCTGGAATAGTGTGAATCATCTCTTTTGTATTGGCGTGCTGTCTCGGTCCACCATTTACGATACACCACAGCATAGCATTTTGAGGATCCTTCAACGCGTCGTACGGAATAAACCTTGTCACGGGGCACGAAGTATCAAAGCATTTAGCCAACATCCAGGGTTGGCATTTTTCTCTAGCTTCTATCTGTAAAAGTCCGAAGTTTGTTGACGAAGATTCGAATTATTTCACAGACTTGAATCCCAAACCAATTGATCGACACCCGTCAAATCTTGGGCAACGCAATATCCCATCACGTAATTCATAGCTCTTCTGACTTCCACCGACTTGCATTTAGTCCCAATAATCACGCCCAGTGTTGTTTCCTGTTTTACGTCTTTGTACAACGCCGGAATCTGCTGTTGCGATGGTTAAAACAactgtaaaatattcaaaagttGCTTGGCGAGAAGCTATACTGTATTACGTACGAAAATATCGCTATCCTCCTCAACCAACGACGTAGGTGGCTTCAAAAAGAAGTACGGCGGAGTTCCTTTATCATTAGTAGAATTTCGAAGAACAGGACTGCGATGCGAAATTGCAAAACATTATATtacttttaaaatttaatgattTGTTATCAGCTTACCGATAATTCACGCTCGTGCAAACAATCTTCTTGGTATATCGAATAAAACTATCTGCGCATTTGTATATAGTATCCTTGCGACAATTTCGCATGGTTtcgttataaacaattttcaaaaattctcaaacttGTCAGCTAGAATAacctgtttgaaatttttcgcggTTTAAAAGAAACATTCTCCATCTTGCgtttaatatttatcattaATATATTTGAGCAACAAGTTTTCGTCGAAGTTCATGAATAAATACtataaaatgtatttcaaATGAACTAGTATCGATTGCACATTGGTTGCCGCGAGATCGACAAATTCATggataatttcaaaaactcgCAAAAGTAGCGCGCCGTCAAATTTTGCATCGCAGTCTAAAGACAAAATAGATCGAGCGACGGCGTCGAATGACGGAGCTGGCCATGTTTAATCACAAAACTGCACAATAAATTCGAATAACCATATCAAAAATACAGCCTATTTATGCCAATTCGGAAAAGTCAAAAAGaaacaatgataaaaaaaaggaaattgagaggaaaaaacaagaaaaaataccgTCACCAGAAGGATcgaaagatataaaaaaatggtaaGAAACAATAGCTGAATAAATTTGATGACACATCCCAgaggaaacgaaaaatgtCACCTAAACTAAACCTAAACCTAAGTAATCAAATTCTGATTTTTCAGTGGAGCCAATGAAATTCAGTAACCTGGAGCAGGTGAGAATATGATTGGTCAGATGTTGAAACAGACGAAAAGTACCTAATTAGCTTAGATAATGACAAActataattaacaaaaaaaagggaaaaacttATTAGCTGAAACACACAAAAGGTCGGACTAGCATAGACAAACGTTTTGATTAACTGAAACATATCAGGTAGGATTAGCACAATTACCATAGTGtgtggattgaaaaaaaatttatcaagccCACCATGACATTCGCGGCAACAGACTTCGAGTCGATAATTTCtattattgaaagaaatgttcattttttgaagcaacattaattttatgctaataattatttaaataaatacctTATAAAAAACAACTGACTCGTtgcattgaaacaaaaaataatatgaacgGTGAAGCAAATGCTTTTGTACACCTCagatatatttcataaatactTTACTAGTCATTCATATCTTCGCGCGTTGAGCACCGGCTTGAAAATGCCGCAGTTTCTCTCAGAACCGTAAAGTATCAAGTCAACGCGCAACAAGCGCGGTGAAACTTGACAACTCCATTATTCGGCACAAAGTTTACTGAAGAGTTGAAGGCTCAGCACATCAACAGTCTTACACCTTTTCGACGCGCGAAAAGTGCGATCTATCGAATTTCATCATCGATCTTCGCATCAAAGGCGCGTCCAATTCCCATAATTGATCTACGCGCAAAAAGACGTTATTGATTAATCTATCACAAAGTATCTAGTACCTGTGGAAAAATTCTGTATAAACCCAATCCGCACCTGCGTCTTTCTGAATTCGACACATTGTGGTGCGGATTGTTTTTCTCAGATGCATTGTCTCAATGATGCATGATTTCTCAAAAgcatgcattattgtgtggcgtgacggtcggcggtcctcttcAACGCGAAGTCTTCGAGCTCTGCATCTCTCCTCAACCAGCGTACCACGGAACGCGAAAGATGATCGAGAGATGCGTATTGCCCATTCAAACAATCACAGAGATTAATCGAACCAAATAATGAttgataatgataaataattagaTTGAATAACCGCTAAAAGATGGTTGCAGAGTcgcaagaaatgaaaaattcagcctcgttgaaatttaaaaacttacaAATGGACCGAAGACTAGAACGACCATTTCACGCAAAGATCTCTGTAATCGTTCGACGCTGTGGATTTCAAAACTCAGTGATATCACGGTCGTCgcgaccttcctaccctcgcctgatTCCCAACGGAAAAGTCGAAAAGAGAGACACACACACGGATCCCGAAACGATCACCTACCTACCCGGTTACCTATATTCGAAACAAACGATTCTTCATTCtttccaacacacatcatTCTTCGTCATTTGCGCCGTGGTCACAGTGACTTACTTTTCCGTTGATTACCTGTAGGGATCAATATGTCTTTGTACCACGTATAGTCAGTCAGCTGATTGTGTAATGATATGAAATATACTTCGTTTAGTAATTTTAGTGATGCTGGAGGACTATATTGGTACATGAACATCTTGTAAAATCGATTAGAAACATCCTGTGTGCTTATCAGCATTCAACTAAGCGAGCTAAATCTACAATCCATTAATACTTGCTGGctgatagaaaattaaaaattattcaacattgAGCATGCAATTTGATTACGTTACGTTATGCCAgactttgaaatttcattgataAACCAATGGTGTGAATATAATTAAGCTTCAGGTGAATCCACCGCTTAAACGACGGCATTGGTAAATTCAAACGTAGATTATTATATCACTAGCTAAACAAAATTCGTTCTCGCGAATGCCGAGTAAGTGATGGTTacctgtcgcgatgctcattccactttcagcaacgtgcaaaatttctaaattcaacTAACCTATCGTAAAATAGgtgaatttaaagaaaaatgaatcgaatGGCAATGAAAGTCAAGCACCGTTGTGATCGCGGAGGAGCCTATCCATACAGCTGAGAAATCGAAGAttgtataacaatttttaccgccacgccacgtgaCAGAGGAGTTCCAAGGAAATACCCGTAACCCAAACACATGCAAACTCACCAACGTTGCCGAATAATGGAGAGGTTACTCGGACGTCTCTGCCCAACTCTGGAAAGAACCAAAAAAGGaaactaaaattatttaaagcaAACTGGATTTTCAATTCTAAAATTATCTATTTTTCTGACGTCTACTTCCATATTTATTCACTGCATGTTGCACAGAGGCAGGAATTCGGTTTTAAATGTATAGATATGTACAGCCTTCAATTATTAAGCTATTGCTAATTGTGAGATAAGTTGATCCTTACCTCCTCTCGGTTGCTCCACATTTTACATGAAGGAGTTCTCGTAGTTGGTTGGTGAAGCGGCGCACTTTTGACACTGCAATCACAATGTAACCGAATATTATTCACACAATAAAACTGGATCACATTTTGCATCACTAAAGACTGCCTGTCGAATcagaacaattttatttttctacaattatatttcagtGGTTACTGATTTGATAGCAAATGAACTGTAGAAATTAACAATAGACGgctacgaaaaattttacacgtgGTAATAAAGGATTACAGTATCAATCCCCAAGAAAACAATCGGATAAAGAATGGAATAGCTTACGTAATAAGCAAAAATACTCACCAATAAACACGAAgcgatatttattattcgtttCGAACGGTATGCCGCACAAGACACCGCACCACGCATTGTAGCAGCATTAATTCCCATTCAGTTAAAGTTCTGAATTTGTGTTTTCCACACGCAAGAAACAACGGCGATATCAACTATGCAGTAATACACGTTCTAAAATTACAACTTACGATCGTATGTCCACGTACAAACGCGATCCGCAACCcgaaatctgagaaaatttcgCAATATCCGTTTTATCAGAAcgtgggaaaaaaaactacCGCAATTAGAGATCATCGTGGCATATTGTCTCGTCATAAAACGCTTGTGATTTGTCAAAAGTCTGCACGAAAACAACACATCTCAATCTGTCGGTAACCTATCTAGAGATCTCCGAAAAGCTGTATAAATCAAAGAATCTGCTCCGTAACAAGATTTGATTATTCTCACTTCATGTACTGTAGAACACTGATTGCCTCAACCGACGGAACAAACTTGGTTACAATGCAACTACGCATTTACCGAGAATCAAACAATGACAAACGATACGCGCCGCAGAGAAGAGGGAACCGAGATCGCTAGAAGCTGAAgttgctcaaaacaatgaaaaCTCGAGACACAAGACTCACCTTGAATGTTCGCAGGCTGTTTTTATTCCGAACTGATGGCGCGTGGGGTTTCATTCCGGCTTTTCGGAAACGGATTATTACAAAAGAATTTGCGTAACACACGATGTCAGGCATGAACTTGCAATTCATGACGACTTTCGACCGATCAGAATAtgcgtgaaaataaatttaaaatgagAACAAAAAATCGCTAAATATTCTCTTTCCTGAATCTAAGATAATTTTATAGGTAATGCGACCGTCAATAAATCAGCGTTGCGAACCTATCAGatgaatatttctttaaatGGCATCAAAACAATTCTTTACATATCTTATTTAGATGGCTCCGCAATAATAAATACaggaatatataatatatttcattttgattTGTATCCTAAAATCTGAATTGTATAAGTATAAAGATATTAGAAacctttccttattttttagatttttattttgaatattcagGATCACCAAGTTGTCAATTAagttcgtttaaaaattgcaGACGTTATATCTAATTAGTGCATATTTTCCGTTGTCTAATAGAGTCTGTTGTTTCGATTTCACAGGCCATACTTACAGATTTTGCTATcagtattgaaatttcatcaaagatCTTCAGATCTTCCCCGGATTCCGACCGAAAcgacaatatttttaaagagacaacaaattttttttattcttaaaacGGACTCTAATTTCTTTGGACCTAAAAAACATTCTTTATGGTTGGCAACGCTGGAACagacatgtatgtatacaaccGTTAACAAAAGAATTTAAAGACGGTCACCCCTTCGCAAATTTTCATGACAAGTACTCGGGAGGTAAGTGCTCCCGACGCTGtaaaaaaactgtattttcaaTCCGGTAGCTTCTTTAGCGGCCACTCACAAACACTGCGAGACTGCCAGAATGTAAAACAAGCTTGACTCGCCATCTATGATTAGACGTGGACAATCGGTATTAGCCGTTTGGTAAATAACCAAGGACTATAGCGCTGCAGCCAACAGAGGGGTCCGAGTCCACGTAGCAGCGATGCGGTGCATAGTTATTTACGATTTGTTATGTTGGTAAAATTCCGTACATCGACTTCCTGTGCATGGCGAACACCCGAGCAGCGTCGTCCGCGGCTGCGAGTAGCCCAAGAGTGTTGTCGAGTGGGTGTTTAACGTTCGCACAGCCGTATTAAATCCGTTCAATGTTAAATCGCGAGTTATAGGTAATTTGTTTATCGAGGATACAGTGTGAACAGATAATGATTAACATGGAAACGGACAAAGTAATCGAGGACCCGAACACGTATAGTCAGGTGCGTATCAACCGACCCGTATTTTCCTCCCGAAACAAACGGCCATCTTATGTTTCTTAACAGCGGAGGGAATAGGAAAACGAAACCTGCCTCCCCCTCACTATTTTCGCACCGTTTCATACGTCGTTTCGCTATATTTAACCTTACTATTTTTCCCCGCCCGTTAATCGCTCGTCCTACCAAATAATCGGTTCCGGAGGTTATGAGACGTCGATTAGATTTATCAGGATGCATCATCGTCAACTTACCTCAGTTTATCGTGTATACAATACGAATAcgcgcgcgcacacacacgGTCCTTTCTATCCCCGCATAGGACGAATACACCAATATCAGTACTTGTCCAAACGGAGTGGACTcgttaaaaatacaaaacaaacCGATCGAAGTACAAGGAAAAGAACATTCCTTCAtgcatattttgtttttcttcccgtcaatgaaaatttactcAAAATAATGTTTGAGATAGCAATTCTTAAATTTACAAACTTTATTTTGCGAAATATCACGGTTTGGCGTTTTTCCGTGAAGCAAAATTGGTTAATCAtgtaacacaaaaaaaaaaaaaaacatttacatTTCATGTTGTATGGAAGAATATGGAAATGATAACAATTAATCTATTCTTTCGACGACTGGTACAAATTATTACCTGCTATCGaagataattaattagttgttAATATAACGTGTATAATACGCCTTTTATAACACTTTCCTTATaggatgaatattttcatccacAATTCATTCTCAACTACTCCCGATGGAACGACTATttgattttaacatttttctctcaatGTTAAATCCTAAATCATTAATATAGATAGAATATTTCTGATTCAAATGTaagcaaaaaacaaagaatcaaCCAAGTTTGTCGATGCTTACTAAATAGAGAATGAAGTTAATCGGCAGTAAACCACTGAAATATAATAGAACAGGAACGCGTGCCGATCTCTGAGCGGTGGCTGGTAGTATCCCTGTCCCTGTCAGTACAGTCCCGTCCAATATGTTAATTCAACAATAAGTGGTCAAATTCACGGAATGCAGTGACTGAGGAAGAATTATTTAATCATGTCTGGATCCATGAACTTCCTTTAAACATCTAGCTGGCGtacataattaatattcaacaGCTCGTTAAAATCTTTCGTTTTACAATGTTATTGTGGGTTGTGTATGTGTATTAACCAACAGTTTAACGGACAGTAATTTTATTACGGTGGTTGAAACGTTGACGAATACAGGCATCAATCACTCAAATCACacaatatatatgcatgtatatttcTCATTAGTAAAAATCagttttactttcatttcccATCTTATATTATTCGCACGAAAAAATCAATGAGAAATGTGTTAGagaatgcaataaatttttgaaatttccatttacttttttgaatattgttacaattataatttattcattcgttcaaAGTGGGACCCTGTTATCTTAGACAGTTGGATGATATGACAAGGCAATTTATTTCAGATAATAATACACTGCACTAGCACTTTGAATTCCACAATATGTACAAATTTGTGAATCTAGATATTAGAATTATGTGGaacagaaaattgaataactgatgacattatttatacaatgtcagttatttattcatatttgttAAATCAAATAATCTTCCGTTATCATTAATACCGTCGACACATTATGATAATGCAATCACAAGCAATTGCTTTTCACTTGTGCTGTaaagatctaaaaaaaaagatgagaaaatatttgtcagCTGCTCAAAAATACAAGAGGGATGagtaaaatatacatatggtTCGAATTATTGTGCGATAGCGGAAGGAATGAAAGCTGATacgaaaatgtataaaaataaaaatggaagaatAGTTGTGAGaacatatttaataaaaatatttcttttttgaaacaaaaattcattcattatcGTCATCATGATAGACTCTGTTAATCTTGCAACTTAACTCACATCTTTGAGAAcatgatcaatattttcatccatTCTCTGACTATCGGGAAGGGGTTTGGAGGACACTGTTTGTTCAGGCAGTTTACTCCCAGAATTTATTACAACCTCGTATCTTAGAGTGCTCtacaattgaaaatgaattttgaatcattaccgaagttgaaatattttgtcgtAAAATTTACGTACGTGTTTCAAGATCCTATCTGCAAAAATTGTGGGTTCAGCAATCCTTGTTAGATACCGTTTACCACCTCAGTACATAAACGATACATCACTGAAGTGATCATTGCAAATATGAGTATTATTTGTTACTTGACTATTCAttagtataaattttatccatctacttaatcgattttcatctttaaatagaaaactgaacatgaaaaaaacattacaaATGAATTGTCAAGATTGTATCAGTACCGAAATGTTAGGTTAGGATACATTTCGCCGAAAGAATAATTAATGTATActtacagaaaaaatattttgttacaaaTCGGATGCATGCCACACATCGTGATATCCGCGAACGCAACACGCGTGTACCATTGCCTCACGCATTGTTTCCAAAATTCCTGTATTCGCAAACCTTGATACCTTGGATATAATTGACTTGGCATAAAAGTAACAAGACATACGTCGCATGACTTAACTTTTTGGTGATGCTGTACGATACTTGATATGCGCATGCGCGATTCGCTAAGAAAAGGACAAGAATACCACACTACCATCAAGCTATCTCTCTCTGTGCGATCCGTCTAATGCAAGAGAGTGTTCGGCGCGCGTTCCAGTTCTATT from Diprion similis isolate iyDipSimi1 chromosome 12, iyDipSimi1.1, whole genome shotgun sequence encodes the following:
- the LOC124413469 gene encoding probable ATP-dependent RNA helicase DDX56 codes for the protein MSADKRIATDEEEEEEEEEEKPKNFHEMELDDRILKAVAKLGWLEPTLIQEKTIPLLLDGKDVLVRARTGSGKTAAFAIPIIQKILSGKQTPIRQEIKALILAPSKELCKQIHQVVSDLTIKCSREVKSVDISSPLELNAQKPLLAEKPDIVIATPGRLLQHLKANNLNVKKTMETLVIDEADLVFSFGYEDDVKSVLTYLPTVYQAVLASATLSEDVLSLKKLVLHNPAILKLEEPPLAPPSQLAHYTLAAEENDKAAILYALLKLHLVRGKTIIFVNTVDRCYKLKLFLEQFGVPTCVLNSELPASARCRAVTYFNSGTYDIIIASDEKALEEPLMVKDKKSKRRKDNESGVARGIDFQFVSNVINFDFPLDVTSYIHRAGRTARGKNQGTALSFVALRERSLLDEVDTQLKEGYNRENIFKTYQFKLEEVEGFRYRAKDAWKAVTRIAVREARLKEIKQEVLNCEKLKGYFEENPKDLKSLRQDKALHTVRQQPHLKDVPEYIVPQTLRRIAGIGKRKRKFDRDAAATGSSASKSKHLARASNPLISLSIPRKK
- the LOC124413288 gene encoding phospholipid phosphatase 5, whose amino-acid sequence is MPPFRGLEVSGGLLLDILLRGFLALLFMELERAEPFTRKIHIDELWLYKNPRTDSYVPTTVLWPLVFVFPIIVICFTFLVTRDKTDFCQATLSVTLALGLNGVITDVIKLIVGRPRPDYYWRCFPDGALNTEFECNGDPALVRDGKKSFPSGHSSFAFASLGFISLYLAGKLHTFTLAGKGQAWKLCIFLIPLGVALSIALSRTCDYHHHWQDVTVGSTLGISLTYLCYRHYYPPLDSPVCHKPYSALISQIEIDSIKGSKGEQVKWI
- the LOC124413675 gene encoding acylpyruvase FAHD1, mitochondrial; the protein is MENVSFKPRKISNSPVLRNSTNDKGTPPYFFLKPPTSLVEEDSDIFQIPALYKDVKQETTLGVIIGTKCKSVEVRRAMNYVMGYCVAQDLTGVDQLIEAREKCQPWMLAKCFDTSCPVTRFIPYDALKDPQNAMLWCIVNGGPRQHANTKEMIHTIPELISFISMFMTLEKFDLILTGSPPYSGLIYPGDVIEFGIDDLASAVFSIDTE